The genomic interval AGCTTGACGTTAAAATCTCCAGATGCAATTCGCCTAGTCGCTCTTGTTAGCTTCTTGATTGGTCTTATTAGAAATATGGAGGCAATTAGAATAAATAAGCTTCCTGTTACCAAAGCATAAGCCACAAAAGATAATCCCCATTTGAATATAGTAGAGGCAGATGGTGGGGAGAGTGCTTCCACAAACATCGCTTTTATTCCCATGTCTGTTTTGAGCGGCAATCCTATGAAAGTAACAGTAACCCCCTTCATACGAACCTGAACTATTTCTCCATCCAGTACCTTCAATACATGTTCCTTCGTTATAGCAGCAGGCTTATGTCCGTGCAGCGCTCCGAAAGACTGGAACCGATCCGTCGTTTCGTAAATTCGAACATGATAGGAATTGAGCTGCTTCATTCCACTTACGAGTTTGTCCGCTTCAGGTGAGGGGATGGTCTCATAAATTCGGGTGATATCCTGTCCAAAATTACGCATCAAAATTTGTGAGTTCTCGCTCAATTTCTCTTGAAATGCCCAAGTTGCTACAAAAAAAGCAATGACCGTGCCCCCGATCACGGAAACTAGAAATATGAGGACCACTCGTGTGTATAAAGATTTGATCATTCGTGCACCTCAAGCCGGTAGCCAAGTCCGCGCACCGTCTCGATATGAAAATCGGTTGTCGTCGCGAACCGTTCGCGCAATCGTTTAACATGTACGTCTATCGTTCGATCGTCGCCTGCATAATCAATCCCCCAAATTTGGTCGATTAGCTGCTCACGCGTATAGATTTGTCCAGGTGTTCCAGCGAGCTTATAAAGGAGTTCAAACTCCTTGAGCGGCAACGCAAGTGATTCCGTCCCTCTCATTACCTTATAGGTCTGCCGGTCAAGAATGATGCTGCCGAGCCGTATCGTCTGCGTAGAGCCAATTCGGTATCTTTTCAGAAGAGCCCCAACACGAGCCGTCAGCTCCAGTGGATCAAATGGTTTCGTCAAATAATCATCCGTCCCGAGCTGGAAGCCTTTCACTTTCTCCCATGTCTCGCCTCTTGCAGTCAACATAAGTAACGGAAGATCAGGATTGCTTCTTCGAAGCTCCTTGCACAACGTCCAACCATCCATAATCGGCATCATAATATCGAGTACGACAAGATCAATATGCATCGAGGCATAGACGGCTAGCGCTTCCTTGCCGTCTCCCGCTTCAGCTGTTTCGAATCCGTCGTTGCGTAGAAATAAACAAACGAGTTCGCGAATGTTCGCATCGTCATCAGCAACCAGTATAGTAGGCATTCGTTCCCTCTTTCCCTGTTATGCATTCCATATAATAGTAATCATTATACTATAAATCTAGATGAATTATAAAAACAGCACAGAACAGACAAAAGCAGCTGACCTTTGAGGTGAGCTGCCGCTTTTTTTATATCAGGTACCGCAAAATGTTTGATATGGACGGGTTGATTCCCCAGGGAACGTGTAATGATCAGAACGTTCACGGGAGTGATCGTAGGGGCTCGAAAGAACACTTAGAAGCTGCTCCATCACACGGTTGTCGCCTTGCTTCACTGCGGCTTCTAGCGCTTCTTCTACTCGAAGGTTGCGCGGGATTACCGCAGGGTTGCTTGCGCCCATCAACTGATGAGATGCAGCTTTGGATTCGGGCTGCCTGCCTAGTCTCGCCTGCCACAGCTCATACCATGGTGCAAATCCCTCGGTGCCAAAGAGAGCTGTATCTTCTGGTTTATCTAATGTGAACGAGCGGAATGTATTCGTGTAGTCTGCACCATGCTCCTGCATCATACGAAGCAAATCTGTAATTAGAGCCTCATCTTCAAGCTCTTCATTAAAAATTCCAAGCTTCGCTCTCATTCCACTAAGCCAGCTCTGGTGATACAACTCTGCAAATCCAGATAACGCATCCTCTGCCAGTTTTATAGCTTGTTCTTCATTGTCATGCAGCAGCGGCAAAAGCGCCTCAGCAAATCTAGCGAGATTCCACGCGGCGATACGCGGTTGGTTGCCATAGGCATAACGGCCATGAACGTCAATGGAGCTGAATACCGTTTCGGGATCATAGGCATCCATAAAGGCGCAAGGGCCATAATCAATGGTCTCTCCGCTAATCGACATATTGTCAGTATTCATCACACCGTGGATAAAACCGACGAGCTGCCATTTGGCGATTAGCGCTGCTTGGCGCTTAATGACTTCTTGAAGCAGGCCAAGATAGCGATTTCCAGCTTCGCCAACCTCTGGGTAATGCCTTTGCAAAGTGTAATCAGCAAGTTGTCTGAGTTCTTCAGCCGTACCCCACTGGGCAACAAATTGAAAGGTTCCAACGCGCAGATGGCTGGAAGCCACGCGGGTCAGAATTGCTCCCGGCAGCTCCGTCTCGCGGTATACAGGCTCGCCAGTTGTGACAACGGCGAGGCTGCGAGTGGTAGCAATACCAAGCGCGTGCATAGCCTCACTTATAATATATTCACGCAGCATCGGTCCAAGTGACGCCCGGCCGTCGCCTCCACGGGAGTATGGCGTTCTGCCAGAACCTTTCAACTGAATATCAAACCTCTCACCTGTGGGCGTAATTTGTTCACCCAGCAATAGAGCACGGCCATCCCCTAATCTGTTAAAATGACCGAATTGATGCCCAGCATAAGCTTGAGCAAGCGGCAAAGCGCCTTCGGGAATTTCATTTCCCGACAGCATAGCAGTACCGTCCTTGCTTAGAAGCGATTGAACATTTAACCCTAGTGATTTTGCGAGCGATTCATTCATAATATTCAACTGCGGAGAGTGCACAGGCGGCGGACTCATTTTTGTGAAAAATGAGTCCGGCAGCCGTGCATAACTGTTGTCAAAGTTCCAACCTGTTTTATCTAATGCTGTTTCCTCAGTCATCATATCTCCTATATTCTTGTGTCGTTTATCTTCGTTATTGTATGGTCATCTAACGAAAAAAAGTCATAAATACCATTTATCACCTAGATGGTTCCCATTTCTTTGCAAGGCAATTCGGTTTATATAGATTGATTATAACACCATTTCCTCCTTCGCTTCTCCTCTTTGAACCTAAGCAAGCGTTTGTGGGTGAATTGACTGGTCCATTACTGTGAATTGCAGACTTGGAATAGGAAAATGAATGCATAGCCATTGAGCAGAGTGCTGCATGATCAATCTAAGTACTTCTCAGGATATAGCAGCTTCTGCAGCCTCAAAAGGATCGCCGCCGCTTGCTCTCGGACCAGCGTCTGCCGCGGATTGAACTTGCCGTCGCTGCCGACCATCACCTTATACTCGTTGACGGCTTGGATAGCGTGGAGACTCGTCGCGGATAGACCCTTAATGTCGCCGAACGCCATTCGCCCCTCACTGCCGAAGGCTGCTAAACGACCAGCATTTGCGGACATCATCGCTGCCTCTTCGCGAGTAATCGTACGCTCTGGCTCGAACCGACCGGACGTACGATCAGTAATGCCGAGCTTTGCAGCTCTTGCGATTTCGTCGCTGTACCATTTGCCCGCTGGAACATCATTGAAGGGAGAGCTGCCAGCAGGCTGATCCGTAGCGCCGTGTACCAAGCGGAGCAGCATGGCTGCGAATTCAGCGCGAGACAACGTCTTTTTCGGAGCCAGCACATTATCCTTCACGCTTACGCCCTGAATGTAACCTTCATAAAGTGCATGTGCCATATTTTCTCTTGCCCAGCCGGCAACTTGATTAGCATCCTTAAAGTCAGCTAAAGGAGGAGCAGAGACCGATAAATAGAAAATATTTTTGGCCATAGCAGGCGCAGCATCCTTCCGATACCCAGTTAGCGTAACGACATGCACACCGGAGGGCATTCCCGCAAAAGCCACTTTCCCTTTCGCATCGGTCACCATCGTCTTCCCACCTACTGTCACCGTTATATTCGGCGCTGGCAGTTGACCCGATTTACGATTTGCTTTCTTAACGAACAGCTCGAAAGGAGAATTCGCTGAAGGCCGTCCCTCTGCTAGTTTGCCGTTCGCATTTGAGCCATTAACAACGACTAAGTCGATAACCTCGGTTGTATCCGAACCATAATAAAGAAGCAATCGACTTCTATCACTAAGAACATTCCCGCTGCTAGCAT from Paenibacillus sp. FSL K6-3182 carries:
- a CDS encoding response regulator transcription factor, with the translated sequence MPTILVADDDANIRELVCLFLRNDGFETAEAGDGKEALAVYASMHIDLVVLDIMMPIMDGWTLCKELRRSNPDLPLLMLTARGETWEKVKGFQLGTDDYLTKPFDPLELTARVGALLKRYRIGSTQTIRLGSIILDRQTYKVMRGTESLALPLKEFELLYKLAGTPGQIYTREQLIDQIWGIDYAGDDRTIDVHVKRLRERFATTTDFHIETVRGLGYRLEVHE
- a CDS encoding YdiU family protein, producing MTEETALDKTGWNFDNSYARLPDSFFTKMSPPPVHSPQLNIMNESLAKSLGLNVQSLLSKDGTAMLSGNEIPEGALPLAQAYAGHQFGHFNRLGDGRALLLGEQITPTGERFDIQLKGSGRTPYSRGGDGRASLGPMLREYIISEAMHALGIATTRSLAVVTTGEPVYRETELPGAILTRVASSHLRVGTFQFVAQWGTAEELRQLADYTLQRHYPEVGEAGNRYLGLLQEVIKRQAALIAKWQLVGFIHGVMNTDNMSISGETIDYGPCAFMDAYDPETVFSSIDVHGRYAYGNQPRIAAWNLARFAEALLPLLHDNEEQAIKLAEDALSGFAELYHQSWLSGMRAKLGIFNEELEDEALITDLLRMMQEHGADYTNTFRSFTLDKPEDTALFGTEGFAPWYELWQARLGRQPESKAASHQLMGASNPAVIPRNLRVEEALEAAVKQGDNRVMEQLLSVLSSPYDHSRERSDHYTFPGESTRPYQTFCGT